The following proteins are encoded in a genomic region of Dyadobacter sp. UC 10:
- a CDS encoding type II toxin-antitoxin system RelE family toxin, with protein MQSISGKDYKLVSLALASLESDPYQSGCTKLKGIENTFRIRAGNYRILYQVYDKVLTVEVVDIGNRKDIYE; from the coding sequence ATGCAATCTATTTCCGGGAAAGATTATAAATTGGTTTCGCTGGCCCTTGCTTCCCTTGAATCTGATCCTTATCAGTCGGGTTGCACAAAATTAAAAGGCATTGAAAATACGTTTCGTATTAGGGCGGGTAATTACCGGATCTTGTACCAGGTTTATGATAAGGTGCTGACCGTAGAAGTTGTTGACATTGGAAATAGAAAGGATATTTATGAATAA
- a CDS encoding site-specific integrase, which yields MPLKVKFRTRKTGNRTFIYCRIRLNGMDATDFTTHIEHRESWDSASQHFNCKTMRDANQTLNEITTDIQLLYKELTRQSEISVHDLRNAYVRRAEKRTLLNAYDDHMQHLRKNLGIKKGCSKGTLKAHTSLHNNLIKFLAYKKLNDIELILLRESFGKELIDFCRIKRKYTQNYTVRHINHLKMIIDQEKKAGYLQSNPFEYLIESKVPPGPINFISEAELEDLKVTDLLTPGLRRVADAFLFQCYTGLCYFDMKVFNPDRHIAKIMGTRVIQMRRTKTGTLFTVPVLPYVEELLSKYEGMIPILSNQKMNKYLKEIAKTVGIRNNLTTHVGRKTAGTYLLNNGVPLEVVSKILGHQSVRTTEKIYAELLQSTIIRETVHLMKAA from the coding sequence ATGCCCCTCAAAGTCAAATTCAGAACCAGAAAAACCGGAAACCGGACATTCATTTACTGCCGGATCAGGCTGAACGGAATGGACGCTACCGACTTTACAACACACATTGAGCATCGTGAAAGCTGGGATTCGGCCAGCCAGCATTTCAATTGTAAGACCATGCGGGATGCAAACCAAACACTCAATGAGATCACAACTGATATTCAGTTATTATATAAGGAGCTTACCCGGCAATCGGAAATTTCAGTGCATGATCTCCGTAACGCATACGTTCGCCGGGCTGAAAAAAGAACGCTGCTGAATGCCTACGACGACCACATGCAGCATTTGCGCAAGAACCTGGGAATTAAAAAGGGATGCAGCAAAGGAACTTTGAAAGCACATACCAGCCTGCACAACAACCTGATTAAATTCCTTGCATACAAAAAACTGAATGATATTGAGCTGATCTTATTGCGGGAATCGTTCGGAAAGGAACTGATCGACTTTTGCCGGATCAAACGGAAGTATACCCAGAACTACACCGTGCGGCACATTAATCATTTAAAAATGATCATCGACCAGGAAAAGAAAGCGGGTTACCTGCAAAGCAACCCGTTCGAATACCTGATAGAATCCAAAGTCCCGCCCGGCCCGATAAACTTTATCAGCGAGGCAGAATTAGAAGATTTGAAAGTGACTGACCTGTTAACACCTGGTTTGCGCCGGGTTGCCGATGCATTCCTATTCCAGTGTTACACCGGGCTTTGCTACTTCGATATGAAAGTTTTTAACCCGGATAGGCACATTGCTAAGATAATGGGTACGCGGGTAATCCAAATGAGAAGGACAAAAACGGGTACCTTATTCACCGTTCCGGTTTTGCCATACGTGGAAGAACTGCTCTCAAAATATGAAGGAATGATACCAATTTTGAGCAATCAGAAGATGAACAAGTATTTGAAGGAGATCGCCAAAACGGTAGGAATCCGTAACAACCTGACCACGCATGTAGGAAGGAAAACAGCCGGTACCTACCTTTTGAACAACGGTGTGCCGCTGGAAGTGGTTAGTAAAATCCTGGGTCACCAATCAGTTAGGACTACGGAAAAGATTTATGCTGAACTGTTACAGTCAACCATTATCAGGGAAACGGTGCATTTAATGAAAGCGGCATAA
- a CDS encoding NUDIX hydrolase, with the protein MAERLVDSHKYNLWKKKLESNGLDIHRVDELYTRRNGHGDVLFSLLYTDATTPEGNKIPPLCFLKGEVVSVLICFIDAATREKYLLLVQQRRICDGSMTFEHPAGMLDSESDAAAVAAREVFEETGIPVSADKLISVNKEPFYPSTGTSDEAMFMFYCELELSTEEIHSYHNQVQGIISEHEFISTYVVPFAEGHKLITNVNGVLLDYLYLKDVGDWELLKRL; encoded by the coding sequence ATGGCTGAAAGGCTGGTTGATTCCCACAAATACAATCTGTGGAAGAAAAAGCTCGAAAGCAACGGGCTGGATATCCACCGTGTAGATGAACTTTACACGCGGCGGAACGGTCACGGAGACGTTCTCTTTTCGCTTTTGTACACAGATGCCACCACTCCGGAAGGAAACAAGATACCGCCGCTTTGTTTCCTGAAAGGCGAAGTTGTCAGCGTACTGATCTGCTTCATCGACGCTGCTACCCGCGAAAAATATCTTCTGCTCGTTCAGCAAAGAAGGATCTGCGACGGCTCGATGACATTTGAACACCCGGCCGGCATGCTCGACAGCGAAAGCGACGCAGCGGCGGTGGCGGCAAGGGAAGTGTTTGAAGAGACCGGCATTCCTGTAAGCGCGGATAAGCTGATCAGCGTAAACAAGGAGCCATTTTACCCGTCAACGGGAACAAGCGACGAGGCGATGTTTATGTTTTACTGTGAGCTTGAATTGAGTACCGAAGAAATTCATTCCTACCATAATCAGGTCCAGGGGATTATTTCAGAGCATGAGTTCATCAGCACTTATGTAGTACCCTTTGCGGAAGGTCACAAGCTGATTACCAACGTAAACGGTGTGTTGCTGGACTACTTATATCTGAAAGATGTGGGTGACTGGGAGTTGCTAAAACGATTATAA
- the glgB gene encoding 1,4-alpha-glucan branching protein GlgB — protein MAKSAEKKKTKSASDLPDNEIQKEEVQELNAVETISRFTDFDIHLFRQGKHYKLYDKLGSHVMEFKGVTGTYFAVWAPNATYVSVVGNFNGWNHSGHALAARWDSSGIWEGWIPNIGVGEVYKYFIISQNGDHLEKSDPFALWCEVAPRTASIVWDTWYEWEDSEWMKVRKEKNKLNAPISVYEVHLGSWQRDPSDPERYLTYKEIAAGLVPYVKEMGFTHVELMPIMEHPYPPSWGYQITGYFSCASRMGTPQELMYLVDQLHQAGIGVYVDWVPSHFPGDQHGLFRFDGTALYEHEDPRKGYHPDWKSYIFNYGRNEVRSFLISNALFWLDRYHTDGLRVDAVASMLYLDYSRKHGEWIPNEFGGRENLEAISLLREMNVAAYTAFPDIQTIAEESTAFPGVSRPVFVGGLGFGMKWMMGWMNDTLKYYEKDPSFRKWHQDQLTFSLVYAFSENFMLPLSHDEVVYGKKSLINKMPGDEWQKFANLRLMFSYMFTHPGTKLIFMGGEFGQTSEWNFQQSLDWHLLESAPHHGIKECVKSLNKLYKEEPALFDFSFASEGFEWIDTQDRENSVLIYARKAFDPAQHLIVILNLTPVPRKGYRVGVISEGNWQEIFNSDSEAFGGSGMINYAPVASEEHRWHGRAQSLILDLPPMGAVVLKKVSKALR, from the coding sequence ATGGCTAAGTCAGCGGAAAAGAAAAAAACAAAATCAGCAAGTGATCTTCCTGACAATGAGATTCAGAAGGAAGAAGTGCAGGAGCTGAATGCGGTCGAAACCATTAGCCGTTTTACAGATTTTGATATTCATCTTTTCCGGCAGGGAAAGCATTATAAACTGTATGATAAGCTGGGTTCGCACGTCATGGAATTCAAAGGGGTTACAGGTACCTACTTCGCGGTATGGGCGCCCAATGCTACCTATGTTTCTGTGGTTGGGAACTTCAATGGATGGAACCACTCGGGTCACGCGCTAGCAGCCCGTTGGGACAGTTCGGGAATCTGGGAAGGATGGATTCCTAACATAGGTGTCGGGGAAGTTTACAAATACTTTATTATTTCCCAAAACGGCGACCATCTCGAAAAATCCGACCCTTTTGCTTTATGGTGCGAAGTAGCCCCGCGAACCGCGTCCATCGTTTGGGATACCTGGTATGAATGGGAAGATTCGGAATGGATGAAAGTCCGCAAGGAAAAAAACAAGCTGAATGCCCCGATATCGGTCTACGAAGTGCACCTCGGTTCATGGCAACGCGACCCTTCTGATCCTGAGCGCTATCTCACCTATAAAGAAATTGCAGCCGGGCTGGTACCTTATGTAAAGGAAATGGGCTTCACCCATGTGGAGCTGATGCCGATCATGGAACACCCCTACCCGCCTTCCTGGGGTTATCAGATCACCGGTTATTTCTCGTGCGCCTCACGCATGGGCACGCCGCAGGAACTGATGTACCTGGTCGATCAGCTGCACCAGGCAGGGATCGGTGTGTATGTAGACTGGGTACCGTCCCATTTTCCGGGTGATCAGCACGGGCTTTTCCGCTTTGACGGCACAGCACTTTATGAACACGAAGATCCCAGGAAAGGCTATCACCCCGACTGGAAAAGCTACATATTTAATTACGGAAGAAATGAAGTGCGCTCGTTCCTGATCAGCAACGCCCTGTTCTGGCTCGACAGATACCATACCGACGGTCTGCGCGTCGACGCAGTTGCTTCCATGCTGTACCTTGACTATTCGAGAAAGCACGGGGAATGGATACCAAATGAATTTGGCGGAAGGGAAAACCTGGAAGCAATATCACTGCTGCGCGAAATGAATGTGGCCGCATACACTGCATTCCCGGATATCCAGACAATCGCCGAAGAATCCACCGCCTTCCCGGGTGTATCCCGTCCGGTTTTTGTAGGGGGATTGGGTTTCGGAATGAAATGGATGATGGGCTGGATGAACGATACGCTTAAGTATTACGAGAAAGATCCGAGTTTCCGAAAATGGCACCAGGATCAGCTGACATTCAGTCTGGTGTACGCATTTTCTGAAAACTTCATGCTGCCGTTGTCACACGATGAAGTCGTTTACGGCAAGAAATCGCTGATCAACAAAATGCCTGGCGACGAGTGGCAGAAATTTGCAAACCTGAGGCTGATGTTCAGTTACATGTTCACGCATCCGGGCACGAAGCTTATTTTCATGGGCGGCGAATTTGGTCAGACCTCGGAATGGAACTTCCAGCAGAGCCTTGACTGGCACCTACTGGAATCGGCACCGCACCACGGGATCAAGGAATGTGTCAAAAGCCTGAACAAGCTTTACAAAGAAGAACCGGCATTATTCGACTTCTCCTTCGCCAGCGAAGGCTTTGAATGGATTGATACGCAGGACCGTGAAAACTCGGTATTGATTTACGCCCGTAAAGCATTCGATCCGGCACAGCATCTGATTGTGATCCTTAACCTTACGCCCGTACCGAGGAAAGGGTACCGTGTAGGCGTTATTTCGGAAGGCAACTGGCAGGAAATATTTAATTCGGACTCCGAGGCTTTCGGAGGCAGTGGAATGATTAATTATGCGCCGGTGGCATCCGAGGAACACAGGTGGCACGGCAGGGCCCAATCACTTATTCTGGATCTACCACCAATGGGCGCCGTCGTTTTGAAAAAGGTTTCCAAGGCATTAAGGTAA
- a CDS encoding dipeptidase, with protein MRKLLLLFAFPVAALAQAQPVTMSPKAAQIHANALTIDTHADVPINMMKEGFDISKEYDYERDGSQIDFPRMIRGGMDGMFFAVYLGQGKRTEAANAEAKKNALAIFDKIREAARLHPDIAEIATTSKDAYRLQKEGKRAMFIGMENGWPIGKDIANLKMFYDLGLRYITLSHSLNNDICDSSTDGDGPEHNGLSKFGEQVVQEMNRLGMMVDISHVSDSTFYDVIRLTKAPVIASHSSCRALCDVPRNMTDDMIRALAKNGGVIQINFVPNFVKKPSQPHEMSLKALRLKIRQTDLSDADKKALRDEMKAVDEKYKDDKPTVQDAVNHIEHVIKLTSVDHVGIGMDLDGGGEVIGVKDVSQIGAITEELVKRGYSAGDIEKIWGKNIMRVLDEAEKVAGKR; from the coding sequence ATGAGAAAACTCCTGCTCCTTTTTGCATTTCCGGTCGCGGCACTCGCCCAGGCACAGCCGGTTACGATGTCGCCCAAGGCAGCGCAAATCCACGCGAATGCCCTCACGATCGATACCCACGCCGATGTACCTATTAATATGATGAAGGAGGGTTTTGACATTTCGAAGGAATACGACTACGAAAGAGACGGTTCTCAGATCGATTTTCCGCGAATGATCAGAGGCGGAATGGACGGGATGTTTTTTGCGGTATACCTCGGCCAGGGAAAACGGACAGAAGCAGCGAATGCAGAAGCCAAAAAGAATGCGCTGGCGATATTTGACAAGATCCGTGAAGCTGCCCGGCTCCACCCGGATATCGCCGAAATCGCGACTACTTCCAAAGATGCCTACCGATTGCAGAAAGAGGGAAAACGCGCCATGTTTATTGGTATGGAAAATGGCTGGCCGATCGGGAAGGACATTGCCAACCTGAAAATGTTTTACGACCTCGGCCTGCGATACATTACCCTTTCCCACTCCCTGAATAACGATATCTGCGACTCGTCTACCGACGGCGACGGACCTGAACACAATGGTTTAAGCAAGTTCGGCGAGCAGGTGGTGCAGGAAATGAACCGGCTGGGCATGATGGTCGACATTTCGCACGTCTCGGACTCTACCTTCTACGATGTGATCAGGCTCACGAAAGCGCCGGTGATCGCGTCGCATTCCTCCTGTCGTGCACTGTGCGACGTACCGCGCAATATGACCGACGATATGATCAGGGCGCTCGCGAAAAACGGAGGTGTGATCCAGATCAACTTTGTCCCCAATTTTGTAAAGAAACCCTCGCAGCCGCACGAAATGTCGCTGAAAGCGCTGCGCCTTAAAATCCGGCAGACCGACCTTTCGGATGCGGACAAAAAAGCTTTAAGAGATGAAATGAAAGCAGTTGACGAAAAATACAAGGACGACAAACCGACCGTGCAAGACGCTGTAAACCACATTGAACATGTGATAAAGCTCACCAGCGTAGATCACGTAGGCATAGGAATGGACCTTGACGGCGGCGGCGAAGTGATCGGAGTGAAAGATGTGAGCCAGATCGGTGCCATTACGGAAGAACTTGTAAAACGCGGTTATTCTGCCGGAGATATTGAAAAGATATGGGGTAAAAATATCATGCGTGTGCTGGACGAGGCAGAGAAAGTAGCAGGCAAACGGTAA
- the budA gene encoding acetolactate decarboxylase, translating into MQITLTRRILSISFITILITFCAGCKSTRLTQKNIETSLADQDFMYQYSIIDALMAGVFDGDLNIAGLKTKGDFGVGTFNKVDGELMINNGRVYQVLHNGSVKEASDSDSTSAAFVKFFKADTIITITGENLSYEKIQEHLVDILNPNAIYALRITGKFSQMTTRAASPAKPPYKTLSEHLKTNQAVFELKETHGICNGFLLPPYLARTNVPGFHLHYVSDDLKSGGHIFKFTTNSVRVEIDQAKGFTIENNTDPAFQTVNLKPDRGEELKKIE; encoded by the coding sequence ATGCAGATCACATTAACCCGCCGGATATTATCAATTTCTTTTATTACCATCCTGATTACTTTTTGTGCCGGTTGCAAATCCACCCGGCTTACCCAAAAAAACATTGAAACCAGCCTTGCAGATCAGGATTTCATGTACCAGTATTCTATTATCGATGCACTGATGGCCGGCGTATTCGACGGTGATCTGAATATAGCCGGGCTGAAAACCAAGGGTGATTTTGGTGTCGGTACTTTTAATAAGGTCGACGGGGAACTGATGATCAATAACGGACGGGTATATCAGGTTCTTCACAACGGTTCTGTGAAGGAAGCCAGCGACTCCGACAGTACTTCGGCGGCATTTGTGAAGTTTTTTAAGGCAGATACGATCATTACAATTACCGGCGAAAACCTGAGCTATGAAAAGATACAGGAGCATTTGGTAGATATCCTCAACCCAAACGCTATTTATGCTTTGCGGATCACCGGGAAATTTTCACAAATGACCACGCGCGCGGCTAGTCCGGCAAAACCTCCCTACAAAACACTGAGTGAGCATTTGAAAACAAATCAGGCCGTTTTCGAGCTAAAAGAAACGCATGGTATTTGTAACGGTTTCCTCCTTCCGCCATATCTCGCCCGGACCAACGTGCCGGGCTTTCACCTGCATTACGTTTCTGACGACCTGAAATCCGGCGGTCATATCTTTAAGTTCACGACCAACTCGGTGCGTGTGGAGATAGACCAGGCGAAGGGTTTTACGATCGAAAACAATACCGACCCCGCCTTTCAAACCGTCAACCTGAAACCTGACCGCGGCGAGGAGTTGAAGAAAATAGAGTAG
- a CDS encoding alpha/beta hydrolase, which translates to MKTIVSCILLIWICTCTARAQATYFTDILGKGFKQATIVQPADYEGSVTCTIVRKTTTEKSSKAVLYVHGFNDYFFQEEMAERFLNEGYNFYAVDLRKYGRSWLGHQKFNNVRDLSEYFADIDTTLNIIHQEGNAKVLLMGHSLGGLIVSMYADARSGKERFDAILLNSPMFDLTFKSGLKKTALPLMIKRAEKHPETLIDLGLNPLYGESLHKDYRGEWSYSLGFKPLIAPPVNFGWLRAVNMGQEKLSQGLQINKPVLVLHAAKSIDEKKWTDAMFSADAILNVSEVARQAQNIVGQYSIQAVPGGMHDLVLSKKPVREEVYSTIFNWAKRMVK; encoded by the coding sequence TTGAAAACAATTGTTAGCTGTATTCTTTTAATATGGATCTGTACCTGCACCGCCCGGGCACAGGCTACCTATTTCACAGATATTCTCGGTAAAGGATTTAAGCAGGCTACTATCGTCCAACCTGCTGACTATGAGGGCAGCGTCACCTGCACGATTGTCCGGAAAACCACGACGGAAAAAAGCAGTAAGGCTGTCCTGTACGTACACGGTTTTAACGACTACTTTTTCCAGGAAGAAATGGCGGAACGCTTTCTGAATGAAGGGTATAACTTCTACGCGGTCGACCTCCGCAAGTACGGCCGCTCGTGGCTGGGGCACCAGAAATTCAACAATGTTAGAGATCTGAGCGAGTATTTCGCCGACATTGATACTACTTTAAATATCATTCATCAGGAAGGCAACGCGAAAGTCCTGCTCATGGGGCATTCGCTCGGTGGGCTGATCGTTTCAATGTATGCGGATGCAAGAAGCGGGAAGGAACGTTTTGATGCAATACTTCTGAATAGCCCGATGTTTGACCTTACTTTTAAATCGGGACTAAAAAAAACAGCCCTGCCTTTGATGATCAAACGCGCTGAAAAGCATCCTGAAACACTTATCGACCTGGGGTTGAACCCGCTTTACGGAGAAAGTCTGCATAAAGATTACCGGGGCGAATGGTCTTATAGCCTGGGTTTCAAGCCGCTGATCGCCCCGCCGGTCAATTTCGGCTGGCTACGTGCCGTGAATATGGGACAGGAAAAGCTTTCGCAGGGTTTGCAGATCAACAAACCGGTTCTGGTATTGCACGCCGCCAAATCCATCGACGAAAAGAAATGGACCGACGCGATGTTTAGTGCGGATGCAATCCTCAATGTGAGTGAGGTGGCGCGGCAGGCGCAGAATATTGTGGGCCAATACAGCATTCAGGCAGTTCCGGGCGGTATGCACGATCTGGTACTCTCCAAAAAACCAGTGCGTGAAGAAGTATATTCTACGATTTTCAACTGGGCAAAGAGAATGGTAAAATAG
- a CDS encoding FAD-dependent oxidoreductase — MKRRSALASIGAISFGIGSNENAAEIVREPYKVKKQSLKTDIVVVGGGTAGVIAAIQAGRAGQKVILIENGSQLGGTTTTGGVAFPGIFFAWGKQVIGGIGWELVQEAVALNDDTLPNFSIPHGRHHPRHQVRLNGQLYAMLIEEKCLEAGVQLRFYETPTRVAFQNNSWTIETVGKGTNTEITCKQLIDCTGNGYAAHLAGYKLLREAETQPGTLMFQIGGYDFKSLDLKMIQSKYQEAIQKGQLVKTDFRNNIVGLLKSQGDNIQHILKADSTTSETHSVANIQGRTALLNTLRFLRTLPGLEKTKLIDMQNETGVRETYRIDGLYKITHEDYVTGKLFDDAVSYSYYPIDVHDENGVVPDHLKEGVVPSVPLRALIPKNSKNFLVAGRCLSSDRLANSALRVQASCMGMGQAAGAAAVLACKLNKTPADVPMKELRQLITEHGGIVPGIA, encoded by the coding sequence ATGAAGAGAAGATCAGCATTAGCTTCCATCGGGGCCATTTCCTTTGGGATCGGATCAAATGAGAATGCGGCGGAAATAGTCCGGGAGCCTTATAAAGTAAAAAAACAATCGCTGAAAACGGATATTGTGGTTGTAGGTGGCGGTACCGCGGGCGTGATTGCCGCAATACAGGCAGGGCGTGCCGGACAAAAGGTCATTTTGATAGAAAACGGAAGTCAGCTGGGCGGCACCACCACTACCGGCGGCGTGGCGTTTCCGGGGATATTTTTTGCGTGGGGAAAACAGGTAATCGGCGGGATCGGCTGGGAACTGGTGCAGGAGGCGGTTGCATTGAATGACGATACCCTGCCCAATTTTTCGATACCGCACGGACGCCACCACCCGAGGCACCAGGTGCGCCTCAACGGACAGCTTTATGCCATGCTGATCGAGGAAAAGTGCCTCGAAGCGGGCGTGCAGCTCCGCTTTTATGAAACCCCGACGCGTGTTGCTTTTCAAAATAACAGCTGGACCATTGAGACGGTGGGGAAAGGCACCAATACCGAAATAACCTGCAAGCAGCTGATCGACTGTACCGGGAATGGTTACGCAGCGCACTTAGCCGGTTACAAGCTTTTACGCGAGGCCGAAACACAGCCAGGTACATTGATGTTCCAGATCGGCGGGTACGATTTTAAATCGCTGGATTTGAAAATGATACAGTCAAAATACCAGGAAGCTATTCAAAAAGGGCAGCTTGTCAAAACGGATTTCCGGAACAATATTGTAGGGCTGCTGAAAAGCCAGGGCGACAACATTCAGCATATTTTGAAAGCAGATTCCACTACCTCGGAAACGCATTCCGTCGCCAACATTCAGGGCAGGACCGCATTGCTGAACACGCTTCGTTTTCTGAGAACTTTACCGGGATTGGAAAAAACAAAGCTGATCGACATGCAAAACGAAACAGGCGTGCGCGAAACATACCGGATCGACGGGCTGTACAAAATCACCCACGAAGATTATGTGACCGGAAAACTCTTCGACGATGCCGTCTCCTATTCGTACTATCCCATCGACGTCCACGACGAAAACGGTGTGGTACCTGACCACCTGAAAGAAGGCGTGGTACCGAGTGTGCCGCTGCGCGCACTGATCCCGAAAAACAGCAAAAACTTTCTGGTAGCCGGACGATGCCTCAGCAGCGACAGACTGGCCAACTCCGCATTGCGCGTACAGGCTTCGTGCATGGGCATGGGCCAGGCCGCAGGCGCGGCGGCAGTACTGGCCTGCAAATTGAACAAAACCCCGGCAGACGTGCCGATGAAAGAGCTCAGACAACTTATCACAGAACATGGCGGAATTGTGCCGGGCATTGCCTGA
- a CDS encoding RagB/SusD family nutrient uptake outer membrane protein, with translation MKISKYILPVIALITLASCEDLLEEKPKSIVVETFFNTAAEVEAAANGIYKPLRDNNYAVYETTLECQADYAYGRGSWAPLHEYQGFNDANISRVAGLWNAFYLSIRNANLVIANAPKGNAISEADVKKYVAEAKFLRAFNYFQLVRNWAGVPLRTEANMLETDLAKSTPEQVYALITADLTEAEQNLPDKPAMNGRPSKWSAKLLLADVYLNLKQYASARDKADEVIKSGKFSLVPVKTTADFQTNVFGPELVSTSEEIFFFKYTRQIAQGNYMLWITNHPSTGLFNFGGAYVVYGQTTDPFYQAWNEKDIRKGLWNKVNIGLGANTLLSSKFIDKAAIAQNGAGNDDPVYSYADALLIYAEAAVMAENSVTPAAMDALNQVRRRAYGLAPATAAPDDYVATAYTASTFQDLVLQERAYEFHYLGKRWLDLKRTGKLKEVIQKSKNITVADKHLLWPIPNSEINFNKALDPSKDQNPGY, from the coding sequence ATGAAAATCTCAAAATATATCCTGCCTGTCATTGCGCTTATTACGCTGGCTTCCTGTGAAGACCTGCTGGAAGAAAAGCCTAAATCCATTGTGGTGGAAACATTTTTCAATACCGCCGCCGAGGTGGAAGCCGCTGCTAACGGCATTTACAAACCGCTCCGCGACAACAATTACGCCGTCTATGAAACTACCCTCGAATGTCAGGCAGACTACGCCTACGGCCGCGGCAGCTGGGCGCCATTGCATGAATATCAGGGTTTTAACGACGCCAATATCAGCCGGGTAGCCGGCTTGTGGAATGCGTTCTACCTCAGTATCCGCAATGCAAACCTGGTGATTGCGAATGCGCCGAAAGGCAATGCGATCAGCGAGGCTGATGTCAAAAAGTATGTGGCCGAGGCTAAATTCCTGCGTGCATTTAACTATTTCCAGCTGGTAAGAAACTGGGCGGGTGTGCCGTTGCGGACGGAAGCGAATATGCTGGAAACAGACCTCGCCAAAAGTACGCCCGAACAGGTGTACGCATTGATTACCGCCGATCTGACGGAGGCTGAACAAAACCTGCCTGATAAACCCGCCATGAATGGAAGACCCTCCAAATGGTCGGCCAAGCTATTGCTTGCAGATGTGTACCTGAATTTGAAACAATATGCCAGCGCGCGTGACAAGGCGGATGAAGTGATCAAATCAGGTAAATTCTCGCTGGTACCTGTCAAAACGACGGCCGACTTTCAGACGAACGTTTTCGGGCCGGAGCTGGTGAGTACTTCCGAGGAAATTTTCTTCTTTAAATATACCCGGCAGATTGCGCAGGGCAATTATATGCTCTGGATCACAAACCATCCCAGCACAGGACTGTTCAATTTCGGCGGCGCTTATGTGGTTTACGGACAAACTACCGATCCTTTTTACCAGGCATGGAATGAAAAAGATATTCGCAAGGGGCTGTGGAATAAAGTCAATATCGGTTTGGGTGCCAATACGCTGCTCAGTTCCAAATTTATCGATAAAGCTGCAATTGCACAGAATGGCGCGGGTAACGATGATCCGGTTTACAGCTATGCCGACGCCCTGCTGATCTACGCCGAGGCTGCGGTAATGGCAGAAAATAGTGTTACCCCGGCAGCAATGGATGCACTCAACCAGGTACGCCGCCGCGCCTATGGATTAGCCCCGGCGACCGCCGCACCTGATGATTACGTGGCAACAGCCTACACCGCCTCGACATTCCAGGATCTGGTTTTACAGGAAAGGGCCTACGAATTCCACTACCTCGGCAAGCGCTGGCTCGATCTGAAACGCACAGGAAAGCTGAAAGAGGTTATCCAGAAATCGAAAAACATCACTGTCGCCGACAAGCATTTGCTCTGGCCGATACCCAATTCAGAAATCAATTTTAACAAAGCACTGGACCCTTCAAAAGATCAGAATCCAGGTTATTGA